In one window of Streptomyces griseus subsp. griseus DNA:
- a CDS encoding YbaB/EbfC family nucleoid-associated protein, producing MTEPMEKRLEKAMAELHAAQEAVARTERELRSASFAVVSSDRAVRATAGPQGELSGIEFLDHKYRDMSPQELAASVLEAASAARVKMNRHVMKAMAPFTEPSSEVPELKGFEMDWERIFGPEVLREDDDDKARGGPATPAWRDALGEEGED from the coding sequence ATGACGGAACCGATGGAGAAGCGCCTGGAGAAGGCCATGGCCGAACTGCACGCAGCTCAGGAGGCGGTCGCCCGCACCGAGCGCGAGCTGCGGTCCGCGTCGTTCGCCGTGGTCTCCTCCGACCGTGCGGTACGGGCCACCGCCGGCCCGCAGGGCGAGTTGTCGGGCATCGAGTTCCTGGACCACAAGTACCGGGACATGTCGCCCCAGGAGCTGGCCGCCAGCGTCCTGGAGGCGGCGAGCGCGGCCCGGGTGAAGATGAACCGGCACGTGATGAAGGCGATGGCGCCCTTCACCGAGCCCAGCAGCGAGGTGCCGGAGCTGAAGGGCTTCGAGATGGACTGGGAGCGCATCTTCGGCCCCGAGGTGCTGCGCGAGGACGATGACGACAAGGCACGCGGCGGACCGGCCACCCCGGCCTGGCGCGACGCACTCGGCGAAGAGGGAGAGGACTGA